A genomic region of Rhizobium sp. NXC24 contains the following coding sequences:
- a CDS encoding acyltransferase yields MENEKRLGGADFMRAVACLMVLAHHLALRMDFNKIPPTLDLTFMLARFGNHGVSVFFVLSGFLLSRPFWLALDRAQPLPSLKIYTMRRAARILPGFWVALTVGFVLSFTIYGFPLDGELIGRYVAGFFLMSQWHWRTFFPVQGDGPLWSIPFETTCYVLLPIGFLLLFHATPRSRSVLVSRLLWIGIIAAALVGHWLVVSYLPTDSVGKGWQYGFEGGAKEWMPRYNPVGFFAIFAIGALAAGIQTILPARRLVIYDIIGALMIVMGAWQLPQSIGGPAEGYAWLGIPYQFPLLPLAAATALCVLPQSVFLGRVVDFSLIRYVATVSFGVYIWQDIVLTLMKTLFPWTFGTGSDNVLGGWITSSLVAILIIFAIGTFSYFCLERPIIRWARTREQATRTMPTSDKKAAQGNPLGGR; encoded by the coding sequence ATGGAGAACGAGAAACGTCTTGGAGGAGCGGATTTCATGCGCGCCGTCGCATGTCTGATGGTGCTCGCCCACCATCTCGCGCTCCGGATGGATTTCAACAAGATCCCCCCGACCTTGGACTTGACCTTCATGTTGGCGCGCTTCGGCAATCACGGCGTCTCGGTCTTCTTCGTTCTCAGCGGCTTTCTTCTTTCGCGTCCCTTCTGGCTGGCGCTGGATAGAGCCCAGCCGCTACCGTCATTGAAGATCTACACCATGCGCCGCGCTGCACGCATCCTGCCGGGCTTCTGGGTCGCGCTCACGGTCGGCTTCGTGCTAAGTTTCACCATCTATGGATTTCCACTCGATGGAGAGTTGATCGGCCGCTATGTCGCCGGCTTCTTCCTGATGAGCCAATGGCATTGGCGCACCTTTTTTCCGGTGCAGGGTGACGGCCCCCTATGGTCGATCCCCTTCGAGACAACCTGCTATGTCCTTTTGCCGATCGGCTTCCTGCTGCTGTTCCATGCAACGCCGAGATCACGCTCCGTTCTCGTCAGCCGGTTGCTCTGGATCGGCATTATCGCGGCCGCGCTGGTCGGCCATTGGCTGGTGGTGAGCTATCTCCCGACAGACAGCGTCGGAAAGGGATGGCAATATGGCTTCGAGGGCGGCGCCAAGGAATGGATGCCGCGCTACAACCCCGTCGGCTTCTTCGCGATATTCGCGATCGGCGCGCTGGCTGCCGGAATACAGACCATCCTTCCTGCCCGCCGCTTGGTAATCTACGATATCATCGGAGCGCTTATGATCGTCATGGGCGCATGGCAGTTGCCGCAATCCATCGGCGGCCCGGCGGAAGGCTATGCGTGGCTTGGCATTCCCTATCAATTCCCGCTGCTTCCCCTGGCGGCGGCTACCGCGCTCTGCGTTCTGCCGCAGTCGGTCTTTCTGGGAAGAGTTGTCGACTTCAGTCTCATCCGCTATGTCGCCACCGTCTCGTTCGGCGTCTATATCTGGCAGGATATCGTGCTGACGCTGATGAAGACGCTCTTCCCCTGGACCTTCGGCACCGGCTCCGACAATGTGCTTGGCGGATGGATCACATCGAGCCTCGTCGCAATCCTCATCATTTTCGCGATCGGCACCTTCAGCTATTTCTGCCTGGAACGCCCAATCATCCGCTGGGCGCGCACCCGCGAGCAGGCGACACGGACGATGCCCACATCCGACAAAAAAGCCGCCCAAGGGAACCCATTGGGCGGCAGATAA
- a CDS encoding mandelate racemase/muconate lactonizing enzyme family protein, translating into MSKIVSIEITHHRLPLDPPFKASWDGRPRRQFDATIVRVRDDEGREGIGSGDLMKGFEGHEDLFIGQDPRHLERHYEVLSHINFHYGRCWPMDLALWDLSGKITGEPVWRMLGGRASRVRLYASSGVLREPAAMAEQAERYLEEGFPAMKVRFSSSAGGRGSWRDDVKALEAIRARVGTRLELMVDCNQGWRMPWDTTLPWTFKDALAVAKELERLGIYWMEEPLHRSDRKGMKELKQATSVRIAGGEMTRELYEIRDIIEERAFDVIQPDVALVGGITGCRRLVYQAREAGVQFTPHSWTNGIGVLANAHLTAGVGDAPWLEYPYDNPEWSEARRDYPMAMPLKHDEGWLDLGLSPGLGVVLDEERLKATRI; encoded by the coding sequence ATGAGCAAGATCGTTTCCATTGAGATCACCCACCATCGGCTGCCGCTCGATCCGCCGTTCAAGGCGAGCTGGGATGGGCGGCCGCGCCGGCAATTCGATGCGACGATCGTTCGCGTTCGGGATGACGAGGGCCGCGAAGGCATCGGCTCCGGCGATCTGATGAAGGGATTCGAGGGGCACGAGGATCTGTTCATCGGTCAGGACCCGCGGCATCTGGAGCGCCATTACGAGGTCCTGTCGCATATTAATTTTCACTACGGCCGCTGCTGGCCGATGGATCTGGCGCTCTGGGATCTCTCCGGCAAGATCACTGGCGAGCCGGTTTGGCGGATGCTTGGCGGCCGGGCCAGCCGTGTGCGCCTCTACGCTTCCTCCGGCGTGTTGCGAGAGCCGGCTGCAATGGCGGAGCAGGCGGAACGTTATCTCGAAGAAGGCTTTCCGGCGATGAAGGTGCGTTTCTCTTCGTCTGCGGGCGGGCGCGGCAGTTGGCGGGACGATGTGAAGGCCCTGGAGGCGATCCGTGCGCGTGTGGGCACCAGGCTGGAGTTGATGGTCGACTGCAACCAGGGTTGGCGCATGCCGTGGGATACGACATTACCATGGACTTTCAAGGATGCGCTGGCGGTTGCAAAAGAGCTGGAGCGGCTCGGCATCTACTGGATGGAGGAGCCGCTGCACCGCTCGGACCGCAAGGGCATGAAGGAGCTGAAGCAGGCGACCTCCGTGCGCATTGCCGGCGGCGAGATGACGCGGGAGCTGTATGAGATCCGTGACATCATCGAGGAACGCGCCTTCGATGTCATTCAGCCGGATGTGGCGCTGGTCGGCGGTATCACCGGCTGCCGGCGGCTGGTCTACCAGGCGCGCGAGGCGGGTGTCCAATTTACGCCGCACTCATGGACGAATGGTATCGGTGTGCTGGCGAACGCGCATTTGACCGCGGGTGTCGGGGATGCGCCTTGGCTCGAATATCCGTATGACAATCCGGAATGGAGCGAGGCCCGTCGTGACTATCCGATGGCGATGCCGCTCAAGCACGATGAGGGCTGGCTGGATTTGGGGCTATCTCCCGGCCTCGGTGTTGTTCTCGATGAGGAGCGACTGAAAGCCACCCGCATCTGA
- a CDS encoding aldehyde dehydrogenase, with protein sequence MTKNYTRDYWEGVLSGLKLEGRHFIDGAYRASSSGATFTRVRPMDGRPGAELARGNAADIDAAVAAARAAFESGVWRRKEPLEKKRIMLKWAELIRAHGEELAMLETLDVGKPVMASLTVDVRLCADGIQFYAEMIDKMYDEIAPTGPNARALVRKIPLGVIGAITPWNYPMIIDAWKLGPAIAAGNSVVLKPAEQSSLSAIRLAELAFEAGLPAGVFNVVTGYGEETGKPLALHMDVDMIAFTGSTEVGKLIMGYAAQSNVKRVALELGGKSPLVVFEDANLDAAASAAAWGCFYNSGETCHASTRLIVQRSVQEKLIAKIEAVTRSDIALKHPLDPSAQIGALIEEEHMNKVLSMIAAGEKEGARRAFGAERVLSETGGYYVSPGVFVDMTNNMSLARQEIFGPVLAAIPFDTEEEALKIANDTIYGLAGAVFTKDMDRAQRFSEAIHAGTVWINTYDMSNFATPFGGFKQSGFGRDRSVHAIDKYCDYKTIWQQFG encoded by the coding sequence ATGACCAAGAATTATACGCGCGACTATTGGGAAGGCGTTCTATCCGGCCTCAAGCTCGAAGGGCGGCATTTCATCGATGGCGCCTATCGCGCCTCTTCCTCCGGCGCGACCTTCACCCGCGTCCGGCCGATGGATGGCAGACCGGGTGCGGAACTGGCCCGCGGCAACGCGGCCGATATCGATGCGGCCGTGGCTGCGGCACGCGCCGCCTTTGAAAGCGGCGTCTGGCGCAGGAAGGAGCCGCTGGAAAAGAAGCGGATCATGCTGAAATGGGCCGAACTCATCCGCGCCCATGGCGAAGAACTCGCCATGCTGGAAACACTTGATGTCGGCAAGCCGGTCATGGCCTCGCTCACCGTCGATGTGCGCCTCTGCGCCGACGGCATCCAGTTCTACGCCGAGATGATCGACAAGATGTATGACGAGATTGCGCCGACCGGGCCGAATGCCCGCGCTTTGGTGCGCAAGATACCGCTCGGTGTCATCGGGGCGATTACGCCTTGGAACTATCCGATGATCATCGATGCCTGGAAACTCGGCCCGGCCATCGCGGCCGGCAATTCCGTGGTGCTGAAGCCGGCGGAGCAGTCCTCGCTATCCGCCATCCGCCTGGCCGAACTTGCGTTCGAAGCAGGGCTGCCCGCCGGTGTCTTCAACGTCGTCACCGGCTATGGCGAAGAGACCGGCAAGCCGCTGGCGCTGCATATGGATGTCGACATGATCGCCTTCACCGGCTCGACCGAGGTCGGCAAGCTGATCATGGGCTATGCGGCGCAGTCGAACGTCAAGCGCGTGGCGCTGGAACTCGGCGGCAAGTCGCCGTTGGTCGTCTTCGAAGACGCCAATCTCGATGCGGCGGCGAGTGCGGCCGCCTGGGGCTGCTTCTACAATTCCGGCGAAACCTGCCATGCCTCGACGCGGCTGATCGTGCAGCGCTCGGTGCAAGAGAAGCTGATTGCGAAGATCGAGGCGGTGACTCGCTCCGATATCGCTCTCAAGCACCCTCTCGATCCTTCGGCGCAGATCGGCGCGCTGATCGAGGAGGAGCATATGAACAAGGTGCTGTCCATGATCGCCGCCGGCGAGAAGGAAGGCGCGCGCCGCGCCTTCGGCGCCGAGCGTGTCTTGAGCGAGACTGGGGGCTATTATGTTTCGCCCGGCGTCTTCGTCGACATGACAAATAATATGAGCCTGGCGCGGCAGGAAATCTTTGGCCCCGTGCTCGCCGCTATTCCCTTCGATACCGAGGAGGAGGCCCTAAAGATCGCAAATGACACCATCTACGGCCTCGCCGGTGCCGTCTTCACCAAGGACATGGATCGTGCTCAGCGCTTTTCCGAGGCGATCCATGCGGGCACCGTATGGATCAACACCTATGACATGTCGAATTTCGCCACGCCCTTCGGCGGGTTCAAGCAGTCCGGCTTCGGGCGTGATCGCTCGGTGCATGCGATCGATAAATATTGCGACTACAAGACCATCTGGCAGCAGTTCGGCTGA
- a CDS encoding iron-containing alcohol dehydrogenase, producing MQDCGIESAALFLVILVSFSISAIPDIHFGSGALSGLAGAAKSFDGVSAAFLVIDAFLAQSGLANKIRSDLTEAGIATQVFSDFSGEPKLAHIRSAIEAAKGADLVIGVGGGSALDIAKIVACCAASGEDPMFYALAANPLPKSPLKKIMVPTTAGTGSETSATNIFAGPEGKKLWIWGPETKADLVILDPALTTTLPAGLTAWCGLDAFIHAFEAATNRNTHRGAQLYAYQALRLITGALETAVKEPGNIEARGDVLLGSCFAGIAIDNCGTAIAHNISHALAGLAPVHHGLATALGFEATLPWLVEADTVDLNAAARACGLEGAAALPAFLSDWMDRCGIVHALPAAFIPFDTTDLAREMRAPENQPMRRSTVRDVTDADIDRFAATVMALPKGI from the coding sequence ATGCAGGATTGCGGCATCGAATCTGCTGCGCTTTTCCTGGTGATCCTCGTGTCCTTTTCCATTTCCGCCATTCCAGACATCCACTTTGGCAGCGGCGCGCTGTCCGGCCTTGCCGGTGCCGCCAAATCCTTCGATGGTGTTTCCGCCGCTTTCTTGGTGATCGATGCCTTTCTGGCTCAGTCGGGTCTTGCGAATAAAATCAGAAGCGATCTGACGGAAGCGGGCATCGCCACGCAGGTCTTCTCGGATTTCTCCGGCGAGCCGAAACTCGCGCATATCCGCTCGGCGATAGAAGCGGCGAAGGGCGCGGATCTGGTAATCGGCGTCGGCGGCGGTTCGGCGCTGGATATCGCCAAGATCGTCGCCTGTTGCGCAGCATCGGGCGAAGACCCGATGTTTTATGCACTGGCCGCCAATCCCCTACCGAAGAGCCCGCTGAAGAAGATCATGGTGCCGACGACGGCCGGTACTGGCTCGGAGACCTCGGCCACCAATATTTTTGCAGGCCCCGAGGGCAAGAAGCTCTGGATCTGGGGGCCGGAAACCAAGGCAGATCTCGTCATCCTCGATCCGGCTCTGACGACCACGCTGCCGGCGGGTCTCACCGCCTGGTGCGGCCTCGATGCCTTCATCCATGCTTTCGAGGCGGCGACGAACCGCAACACGCATCGCGGTGCGCAGCTCTACGCCTATCAGGCACTGCGGCTGATCACCGGCGCGCTGGAAACGGCGGTGAAGGAGCCCGGCAATATCGAGGCGCGGGGTGACGTGCTGCTCGGCTCCTGCTTCGCCGGCATCGCCATCGACAATTGCGGCACGGCGATTGCCCACAATATCAGCCACGCGCTGGCCGGCCTTGCGCCGGTCCACCATGGGCTTGCAACCGCCCTCGGCTTTGAAGCGACGCTGCCCTGGCTGGTCGAGGCGGATACGGTTGATCTCAACGCTGCCGCAAGGGCTTGCGGCCTCGAAGGTGCGGCGGCGCTGCCCGCCTTCCTCTCCGATTGGATGGACCGTTGCGGTATTGTCCACGCTTTGCCGGCAGCGTTCATACCTTTCGATACGACCGATCTCGCGCGCGAAATGCGCGCTCCGGAAAACCAGCCGATGCGGCGTTCGACCGTACGCGATGTCACGGATGCCGACATCGACCGCTTCGCCGCCACCGTCATGGCGCTGCCGAAAGGAATTTGA